The following proteins are co-located in the Silene latifolia isolate original U9 population chromosome 1, ASM4854445v1, whole genome shotgun sequence genome:
- the LOC141589911 gene encoding geraniol 8-hydroxylase-like yields MTELIHNPSKLKILQVEMQETVGKGNPVQECHFSQLPYLQAIIKETLRLHPPAPIPIPRKVDSDVNMCGYTIPANSMLLLNVGAIGRDPETWDNPEKFEPERFLGSEIVVKGHNFEPIPFGAGRRMCLGMPLANRIIPLMLASLIHEFDWILENGVTPKNMDMGKKMDSLLRKLSDFVLFQFVVN; encoded by the coding sequence ATGACGGAACTAATTCATAATCCTAGCAAGCTCAAAATCTTACAAGTAGAGATGCAAGAAACAGTCGGAAAAGGAAATCCAGTTCAAGAATGTCATTTTAGTCAACTCCCATATTTACAAGCAATTATCAAGGAGACCTTGCGCTTACACCCTCCAGCTCCTATCCCAATACCAAGGAAAGTTGATTCAGACGTAAACATGTGCGGATACACAATCCCTGCAAACTCAATGTTGTTACTTAACGTAGGGGCCATTGGAAGAGACCCAGAGACTTGGGATAACCCGGAGAAGTTTGAGCCTGAACGGTTTTTGGGATCGGAGATTGTTGTCAAAGGTCATAATTTTGAGCCGATTCCATTTGGTGCTGGTCGTCGTATGTGTCTTGGTATGCCACTGGCCAACCGGATAATCCCTCTGATGCTTGCTTCACTCATTCATGAGTTTGATTGGATACTTGAAAATGGTGTCACACCCAAAAATATGGACATGGGGAAAAAGATGGATTCACTGTTGAGAAAGCTCAGCGACTTCGTGTTGTTCCAATTTGTCGTTAATTAA
- the LOC141589904 gene encoding uncharacterized protein LOC141589904, producing MSVNPVLEEKIDNIASTLRDMLSGRQMAVIYGICSTKGHPSDLCPQMQEGDSQTVNGVWESIPKKKWDPYSNTYNEGWKAHPNFRWGNSQANPSSGLLEAPPQATSSSSMSTEDMIRALTISVTQDRAENKQNFKNLENQVSQLDTAVNRLEAKHLGALPSQTVLNPRENVSDVSLINVRQLVEIEKSKAKPKVVTIQEEEELVVEDDKLLKDEGEEDASNSKKVTPSMPSYEPLPPFPEALKDTRKKETDTDIYETFRKCEECSLKKPKSKASEFVSALFKSKTPPKCSDLGVFTIPCTIGDTRFERAMLDLGVLINVIPFHVYESLKLGPLKSTRVVVQLANRSSVHPRGVVENVMVKVDQMVFPADFYVLDMAQEVDGVPILLGRPFLKTAGTRIDVPNGSLTMEFNGRVVKFEINPPNLISSVVYSLCDIATTHTSMRSRKPPLPSKDCEIL from the exons ATGAGTGTTAATCCTGTCTTGGAGGAAAAGATTGATAATATTGCGTCCACACTCCGTGATATGTTATCTGGCAGACAAATGGCTGTTATTTATGGCATATGCTCTACTAAGGGTCATCCTAGCGATTTGTGCCCTCAAATGCAAGAGGGTGATTCTCAGACGGTGAATGGTGTATGGGAGAGTATTCCAAAAAAGAAATGGGATCCATACTCTAATACTTATAATGAAGGATGGAAAGCTCATCCCAACTTCCGTTGGGGAAATTCTCAAGCTAACCCATCATCTGGCCTCCTAGAG GCACCACCACAAGCTACATCGAGCTCATCAATGTCTACTGAGGACATGATTCGGGCTCTTACCATCAGTGTCACTCAAGATAGAGCAGAAAATAAGCAAAATTTCAAGAATCTTGAGAATCAAGTTAGTCAATTGGATACAGCAGTGAATCGGCTGGAAGCTAAACATTTGGGTGCTTTACCATCTCAGACAGTTCTGAATCCTAGAGAGAATGTGAGTGATGTGTCATTGATAAATGTTAGACAATTGGTGGAGATTGAAAAGTCAAAAGCTAAGCCTAAGGTGGTGACTattcaagaagaagaggagttAGTTGTGGAAGATGATAAGCTACTGAAAGATGAAGGAGAAGAAGATGCATCTAATTCAAAGAAGGTGACACCATCCATGCCTTCATATGAGCCACTGCCACCTTTTCCAGAGGCTTTGAAGGACACAAGGAAGAAGGAGACTGACACTGATATTTACGAAACCTTTCGTAAATGCGAG GAATGTAGTTTGAAAAAGCCAAAGAGTAAAGCTAGTGAATTTGTGTCGGCTTTGTTTAAGAGTAAGACTCCTCCTAAGTGTAGTGATCTGGGTGTCTTTACTATACCTTGCACTATAGGTGATACACGGTTTGAAAGAGCCATGTTAGATCTAGGAGTGTTGATAAATGTCATTCCCTTCCATGTTTATGAGTCTCTTAAGCTTGGTCCTTTAAAGAGTACTAGGGTGGTAGTACAACTTGCTAATAGGTCTAGTGTTCACCCTAGGGGTGTAGTAGAGAATGTAATGGTTAAGGTAGATCAGATGGTTTTTCCTGCTGATTTCTATGTTTTGGATATGGCACAGGAGGTCGATGGAGTACCAATTTTATTGGGTCGACCATTCTTAAAGACTGCAGGAACCCGAATTGATGTTCCAAATGGTTCCTTGACTATGGAGTTTAATGGGAGGGTGGTTAAATTTGAAATTAATCCACCTAATTTGATTAGCTCCGTGGTTTATTCTCTTTGTGATATTGCTACTACTCATACTTCTATGAGAAGCCGGAAGCCACCACTTCCGAGCAAAGATTGTGAGATTTTGTAG
- the LOC141589907 gene encoding uncharacterized protein LOC141589907 — MSRRRRRGQPTYPLDREIEATARRLNSLRRRGLLDTPPIEEGNHQEATEVFENPFGVLEQEPNTMGDPVPIRETMAPKHIVNPSIQRPRIQANNFEIKNVLLNLVQDNQFGGSPLENPNDHLNEFLENCDMYKSNGVSDDAVRLRLFLRSLRGSAKDWLKNCDSDSFKTWDELVSAFLNKYFPPSRTAKVKSELQSFTQEEDETLYEAWERYKRLQRLCPHHGISEAELVNNFYKGLTQDLRLSYAGSEKGALDILGHKAAKELIEEMASRTMEWGSDRQLRKGKNKDSNAVLNVEVKGMLDELTQQVALLNSKSSSSDMRQVLSCELCGEQGHTPIGCPLIAPLQEVCYEQANGVWESTSARQGFNNTNNQFGNGKITHPLLSYASQNIQNPTTSSPQQQRFNQNSQFQRQIPPGFQGKQFVTQNQQPFGGFKGQNFNQPQNQNFQTPQKPSWEQAFEQLVIANQKVNSKLDNHIASQSRVNDEIRTSQKSTETHVAQISQQLSQLAQNPGKFPGNTVNPREMNAVFLRSGRQLVEVEKSPKWKRKRVSSEVMKEHPVEVVEEGEIEVEKSTEVEMVGPPKQDEPIPTKAKDSTPPLREYVEPIPFPQRLARPRLEKKYEKFIEILKGMNVTIPFLDMMTEIPNYGKFLKELVTMKRKSEGVRSVNLSRECSAILTSKLPSKLEDPGSFSIPCSIQGVKIKRALCDLGASVSLMPLSLFKKLQFEDLKPSRISLQLADRSVKYPLGVIEDVPLMVGKLVIPCDFYVMDMSEDNNVPIILGRPYLATGGAMIDVKSGKLSLQVGEDKVEFELAKSMEAPSLSNSCCRVYMVEDNLDEPNLGPSFLDPLEACPKNEKGKEELKLECGGDHPNVIPPKFDSSTNTP, encoded by the coding sequence ATGAGTAGGCGACGAAGAAGAGGTCAACCAACATATCCACTTGATCGCGAAATTGAAGCCACGGCAAGAAGACTTAATTCTCTAAGAAGAAGGGGTTTACTTGATACACCACCAATAGAAGAAGGTAATCACCAAGAAGCTACCGAAGTGTTTGAAAatccttttggggttttagaaCAAGAACCTAACACCATGGGTGATCCGGTTCCGATAAGAGAGACTATGGCTCCTAAGCACATAGTCAATCCAAGCATCCAAAGGCCAAGAATtcaagctaataactttgagATCAAAAATGTCTTGCTCAACCTTGTTCAAGACAACCAATTTGGAGGAAGTCCCTTGGAGAACCCAAACGATCATCTAAATGAGTTCCTTGAAAATTGTGATATGTACAAGTCAAATGGGGTCTCCGATGACGCGGTACGCCTTAGGTTGTTCCTCCGTTCACTTAGGGGTTCGGCTAAGGATTGGTTGAAGAATTGTGACTCGGATTCCTTCAAGACATGGGATGAGTTGGTTTCGGCATTTTTGAACAAGTATTTCCCACCCTCAAGAACGGCCAAAGTAAAGAGTGAACTACAAAGCTTTACTCAAGAAGAGGATGAGAccttatatgaggcatgggaGCGGTATAAGAGACTCCAACGGTTATGCCCCCACCATGGCATCTCCGAGGCCGAGCTAGTGAACAATTTTTACAAAGGTTTGACCCAAGACCTTCGGCTTTCATATGCGGGGTCGGAAAAAGGTGCCTTAGACATTTTGGGGCATAAAGCGGCAAAGGAGctaattgaggagatggcctcACGAACTATGGAATGGGGAAGTGATAGGCAATTGAGAAAGGGCAAGAACAAGGATTCTAACGCGGTTTTGAATGTGGAGGTTAAGGGAATGCTAGATGAACTCACCCAACAAGTTGCTTTGCTAAATTCAAAATCTTCAAGCTCCGATATGAGGCAAGTCTTGTCTTGTGAGTTGTGTGGGGAACAAGGGCACACTCCAATTGGGTGTCCCTTGATTGCACCCCTCCAAGAGGTGTGCTATGAGCAAGCTAATGGAGTTTGGGAATCCACAAGTGCAAGACAAGGGTTCAATAATACCAACAACCAATTTGGTAATGGAAAAATAACTCATCCTTTATTGTCTTATGCTTCACAAAACATTCAAAACCCAACCACTTCTTCACCACAACAACAAAGGTTCAATCAAAACTCTCAATTCCAAAGACAAATACCACCCGGTTTCCAAGGAAAACAATTTGTCactcaaaaccaacaaccatttGGGGGTTTCAAGGGACAAAATTTCAACCAACCTCAAAACCAAAACTTTCAAACCCCTCAAAAACCTTCTTGGGAGCAAGCCTTTGAGCAATTGGTGATTGCCAACCAAAAAGTCAACTCAAAGCTTGACAACCACATTGCCTCACAAAGCCGGGTTAATGATGAAATAAGAACATCCCAAAAATCAACGGAAACTCATGTAGCCCAAATTTCACAACAATTGAGTCAATTGGCTCAAAATCCGGGGAAGTTTCCGGGTAATACGGTTAACCCAAGGGAGATGAATGCGGTATTTTTGAGAAGTGGAAGGCAATTGGTGGAGGTTGAGAAATCTCCTAAGTGGAAGAGGAAAAGGGTGTCTAGTGAAGTGATGAAAGAGCACCCGGTTGAAGTTGTGGAAGAAGGTGAAATTGAGGTGGAGAAGTCAACGGAGGTGGAGATGGTTGGCCCTCCAAAGCAAGATGAACCGATTCCAACTAAAGCCAAAGATTCTACTCCACCTCTAAGGGAGTATGTTGAACCAATTCCCTTTCCACAAAGGCTTGCAAGGCCAAGACTTGAGAAGAAATACGAGAAGTTCATTGAAATTTTGAAAGGTATGAATGTCACCATACCATTTCTTGACATGATGACCGAAATCCCTAACTATGGAAAGTTTCTAAAGGAGCTTGTCACTATGAAGAGAAAGAGTGAAGGGGTACGATCCGTTAACCTCTCTAGGGAATGTAGTGCAATCCTCACTAGCAAACTTCCTAGCAAACTTGAAGacccaggaagtttttctattccttgttctatccaaggggtGAAGATAAAGagagcattgtgtgatttgggaGCAAGTGTTAGCTTAATGCCTCTTTCATTGTTCAAGAAGCTACAATTTGAAGATTTGAAGCCTTCAAGGATTTCTCTACAATTAGCCGATCGTTCGGTCAAGTATCCATTGGGGGTGATTGAGGATGTTCCTTTGATGGTAGGGAAACTTGTGATTCCATGCGACTTCTATGTCATGGACATGTCCGAAGATAACAATGTGCCTATTATTTTGGGGCGACCTTATCTAGCCACCGGTGGAGCAATGATTGATGTGAAGAGTGGGAAGTTATCTTTGCAAGTGGGTGAAGACAAAGTTGAATTTGAACTTGCCAAGTCTATGGAAGCTCCATCTCTAAGCAACTCTTGTTGTAGGGTGTATATGGTGGAAGATAACTTGGATGAACCTAATTTAGGGCCTTCATTTTTGGATCCATTAGAAGCTTGCccaaaaaatgaaaaaggaaaagaagagTTGAAGCTTGAGTGTGGAGGGGATCACCCCAATGTGATCCCTCCCAAATTTGATTCTAGCACTAATACCCCTTAA